From a region of the Panicum virgatum strain AP13 chromosome 2K, P.virgatum_v5, whole genome shotgun sequence genome:
- the LOC120690115 gene encoding uncharacterized protein LOC120690115, whose amino-acid sequence MFNPLQVIAGLFPVIRWLVDLWNGWSTQFLVLFSLTLQFVLLFLAGVRRHKDGGKRIFIIWLAYQLADYTTTYALGNLAAVSALHGHQLVALWAPFLLLHLGGPDNIAAYELEDNKLWARSTLTVAAQALGAGYVLYKNKNISSGGTFFWLAAVFMAVVGLVKSCEKILALRRANLSIIRDSMKTETSAKCTFFLEVEDDAPPRGGFNEDGRNRARVEEFVKKRAHALFHFCKSAMVDSSVDDNPPLLDSFRDHGISYRWKLIETELSLMYDILYTKAAVVHTLPGYCIRAASSLAVAASLLLFRFSNKAGYSRVDVAITYTLLGGALLLETTLLLTALLSTWTFAFLCTTRWSRLRHAMLCSGRWDKLRRVVVSLHRLAYATGIAVCLRLSRKWQGTMGQYSMLDKCTRWRTGSPPPLSGVWAWAVLGLLGPRSAWSVEVPGKVKDRVLNHISSIARGNDINTLGLIRKNWGEKALKPYESIAEVARLGAEIQEAIVVWHIATDILLAKLGKLTVRIEQQDVLDLDVGAIKAISQFMMFLLVKRPAMLPGLAQVKLYQRTEETLAKEWGDAAAADKLAPTLKPPASWIHSVCTMFMEQLRCGGPNSDPRLQRREKLAKWLYEHMPELDEHGKSSRVRFGIQLARRLYEREKTEKDSLQIVLALWTDILVFTANRCSRESHAKQLSRGGELTTLIWLMTEHRHRHEESG is encoded by the exons ATGTTTAATCCTT TGCAGGTGATAGCAGGATTGTTCCCCGTGATCCGGTGGCTGGTGGACCTCTGGAATGGATGGTCGACGCAGTTCCTTGTGCTCTTCAGCCTCACGCTGCAGTTCGTCCTGCTCTTCCTCGCCGGAGTCCGCCGGCATAAAGACGGCGGGAAGAGGATTTTCATCATCTGGCTGGCCTACCAGCTGGCCGACTACACCACGACGTACGCTCTGGGAAACCTCGCCGCCGTCAGCGCTCTGCACGGGCACCAGCTGGTGGCGTTGTGGGCGCCTTTCCTGCTGCTCCACCTCGGCGGCCCGGACAACATCGCCGCCTATGAGCTAGAGGACAACAAGCTCTGGGCGCGCAGTACCCTAACCGTCGCCGCGCAGGCCCTGGGAGCCGGATATGTCCTCTACAAGAACAAGAACATCTCCAGCGGCGGCACCTTCTTCTGGTTGGCGGCCGTCTTCATGGCCGTCGTGGGTCTCGTCAAGTCCTGCGAGAAGATACTGGCTCTCAGGCGCGCCAACTTAAGCATCATCCGGGATTCGATGAAGACGGAGACATCGGCCAAGTGCACTTTTTTCCTCGAGGTCGAGGACGATGCGCCCCCTCGAGGGGGATTCAATGAGGACGGTCGTAATCGTGCCCGAGTGGAAGAATTCGTCAAGAAGCGTGCTCACGCCCTGTTCCACTTTTGCAAGTCCGCCATGGTTGATTCTTCAGTCGACGACAACCCGCCGCTGCTTGATAGCTTTAGGGACCATGGCATAAGCTACAGGTGGAAGCTGATTGAGACGGAGCTGTCCCTCATGTATGACATCCTCTACACCAAGGCGGCCGTGGTCCACACCCTGCCCGGCTACTGCATCCGTGCCGCCTCGTCGCTCGCGGTGGCCGCCTCGCTCCTGCTGTTCCGGTTCAGCAACAAAGCCGGCTACAGCAGGGTCGACGTCGCCATCACCTACACCCTGCTGGGCGGCGCCTTGCTCCTGGAGACGACCTTGCTGCTGACCGCTCTCCTCTCCACCTGGACGTTTGCCTTCCTGTGCACCACGCGGTGGAGCCGCCTTCGGCACGCGATGCTGTGCTCTGGAAGGTGGGACAAGCTCCGCCGTGTGGTCGTTTCCCTCCACCGGCTAGCCTACGCCACGGGCATCGCTGTCTGCTTGAGATTGTCGAGGAAGTGGCAGGGCACCATGGGGCAGTACAGCATGCTGGACAAGTGCACACGCTGGCGCACAGGcagtcctcctcctctctccggCGTATGGGCTTGGGCGGTGCTAGGCCTACTAGGCCCCCGTAGCGCGTGGAGTGTTGAGGTTCCGGGGAAAGTCAAGGACCGTGTGTTGAACCATATTTCTAGCATTGCCAGGGGGAATGACATCAACACGCTGGGGTTGATCAGGAAGAACTGGGGCGAGAAGGCACTGAAGCCCTACGAATCTATCGCCGAAGTGGCACGCCTCGGTGCTGAGATCCAGGAGGCCATCGTCGTCTGGCACATTGCTACTGATATTCTCCTCGCAAAACTTGGGAAGCTCACCGTCAGGATCGAGCAGCAGGACGTGCTCGACCTTGATGTGGGGGCAATCAAGGCAATCTCCCAGTTCATGATGTTCCTCCTCGTCAAGCGCCCTGCTATGCTCCCCGGCCTTGCCCAAGTCAAGCTGTATCAACGGACGGAGGAAACTCTGGCCAAAGAATGGggagatgccgccgccgccgacaagcTAGCCCCTACTCTCAAGCCGCCTGCAAGCTGGATTCACAGTGTCTGTACAATGTTCATGGAACAACTGCGTTGTGGTGGCCCCAACTCTGATCCTCGGCTCCAACGTAGAGAGAAACTTGCCAAGTGGCTGTACGAACACATGCCCGAGTTGGACGAACATGGGAAAAGTTCTCGTGTGAGATTCGGGATCCAACTCGCCAGAAGACTTTACGAGAGGGAGAAAACGGAGAAGGACTCGCTGCAAATAGTCTTAGCTCTGTGGACAGATATTCTAGTCTTCACGGCCAACCGGTGCAGCAGGGAGTCGCATGCCAAGCAGCTCAGCAGAGGTGGCGAGTTAACAACACTCATATGGCTCATGACAGAGCATCGTCACCGTCATGAAGAGTCCGGCTAG
- the LOC120690120 gene encoding cysteine-rich repeat secretory protein 55-like, with protein sequence MEFIRGRARRCVALLVSMALLPLLGMAADSIGSYCAGSSYAGSSKAVASINSVLADLVATASTGGYATSTAGKGSAVIYGLAQCRGDVSAGDCAACLADAAKQLPSTCSYSSDARIWYDFCFMRYENADFVGQADTDAGVILVNVQAADNAKAFEKAVAKAVGKATAQASAAGSAGLGRGRDQYTAFVTVYGLAQCTRDLAPLACAQCLSTAVSRFGGYCGTRQGCQINYSSCRVRYEIYPFYFPLAGDGRRAATDMTKNTKIVVRP encoded by the exons ATGGAGTTCATCAGGGGCAGAGCGCGCCGCTGCGTGGCGCTACTTGTCTCCATGGCCCTGCTCCCTCTGCTGGGAATGGCCGCGGACTCCATCGGCAGCTACTGCGCCGGCAGCAGCTACGCGGGCAGCAGCAAGGCCGTGGCCAGCATCAACTCCGTCCTCGCCGACCTCGTCGCCACGGCCTCCACAGGGGGCTACGCCACGTCCACCGCCGGCAAGGGCAGCGCGGTCATCTACGGCCTCGCGCAATGCCGCGGCGACGTCTCCGCCGGCGACTGCGCCGCTtgcctcgccgacgccgccaagCAGCTCCCCAGCACCTGCAGCTACAGCTCCGACGCAAGGATCTG GTACGACTTCTGCTTCATGCGGTACGAGAACGCTGACTTCGTCGGGCAGGCGGACACGGACGCCGGCGTGATCCTGGTGAACGTGCAAGCGGCGGACAACGCCAAGGCGTTCGAGAAGGCGGTGGCGAAGGCGGTCGGGAAGGCGACGGCGCAGGCGTcggcggccggcagcgcggGGCTCGGGCGGGGCAGGGACCAGTACACGGCGTTCGTGACCGTCTACGGGCTGGCGCAGTGCACGCGGGACCTGGCGCCGCTGGCGTGCGCGCAGTGCCTGTCCACGGCGGTGTCCCGGTTCGGCGGCTACTGCGGCACGCGGCAGGGGTGCCAGATCAACTACAGCAGCTGCAGGGTGCGCTACGAGATCTACCCCTTCTActtcccgctcgccggcgacggccgccgcgccgccaccgacaTGACCAAGAACACCAAGATCGTCGTGCGCCCTTGA